The genomic window TCGCCCTCCCGTCGGACTTCGCCACGCGGGCGCCATTATTGGCGCCGCCCGCCCGACGGCCGGGGATTCGCCGGGCCGGCCCGCGTGCTCGGGCCGTCCCGGCCTGCGGGGCCCGCCCGCCGCGGTCACTTCCGCTTGGTGTACTCGATCTCCATCATCTTCGCCTCCTTGCCGCCGGTCGGCGTGCCGGTCGCGTACAGGGTGAACACGCGCCGGCCGTCCTCCTTCGCGACCGTCACCATCCGCATCCCCAGCTTCGAGTTGTCGATGGGGCAGACCCCGTCCCCGGCGTAGGACAGGGTCTTCGTCGCGGCGTCGTAGGTGCCTTCCAGGACGATGAGCGACGGGCTCATGGAATCCACCCACGTGCCGACGTACTTCTTCTTGTACGGGTCGTAGCCGTACTGGCCGCGGCCCTCGAACGTCATCCCGCCGAAGTCGCCCTTGAAGCTCGAGGCGACCCACAGGCCGCCCGCCATCACCGTGTTGACCTCGACCCCCTTCGAGACCGTGGGCGCGGACTCGGGCCCGGCCTCGAAGGACTTGATCGTGGCGTCCCAGGTCCCCTCCTCGGCCGCCAGGATCTTGTGCTCGGCGGTCGGCCTGGGGATCGGCGGATCCTCGGCCCTCGCGGCGGTGGCCAGGGCGGACGCCACGACGCAGAAGCAGGCGAAACAGGTCATGATCTTCATCATTCGTCTCCTCGGTCCGACGTGGTGGTATGGGACGCGAGAGGGAATATGAACGCGCGTCCAGTGTTTGTCAAGGAATTTTCGCCTCGTTCCTTCCGGGGACGTCGCGGATGCGTGCCCTGGCGTCGCGGGAACGGATGCGGCCCTCGTCGGGTGGCGCGTGGAAGCCGGGGCCGCAGGTGCCGGCCCCATCGCGGCTTCCGCCCGTCGTCCGTCGTCCGCCTGGGCGCGGGTCAATGGCTCCCGGGCCGTTCCCGCAGTCGCCTCGCCTCGTAGGCCTTGAGGGCCAGGTACGCCGTCCGCAGCGGGCTCGACGCCCCGGCGCCGGGGCCGCCCGGTGCCCTGCGGAGGAGGTCGCCCAGGATGTGGTCGGCCTCGGTCGGCGCCCCGCGCTCGACGTCGCCCAGCATGGAGGCCGTCATCGGCGAGCCCTGGGCCGTGAGGATGCCCCGGGCCCAGGCGAGGTATTTCTCACGGGGCGGCCGGCCCGCGGAGGCCGCGATCGCGACGCACTCGTCCAGCAGGGCGAGCGGCAGGTCGGGGCCGCCCGCGGCGGCGATGTCCCCGATCGAGGCCCTCATGAGGCAGGTCGCGCCCGCCAGCGCCGCCAGGAAGGCCCACTTCTCCCACATGTCGAGCAGGACGTCGTCGCTCGCCCT from Aquisphaera giovannonii includes these protein-coding regions:
- a CDS encoding DUF1579 domain-containing protein yields the protein MMKIMTCFACFCVVASALATAARAEDPPIPRPTAEHKILAAEEGTWDATIKSFEAGPESAPTVSKGVEVNTVMAGGLWVASSFKGDFGGMTFEGRGQYGYDPYKKKYVGTWVDSMSPSLIVLEGTYDAATKTLSYAGDGVCPIDNSKLGMRMVTVAKEDGRRVFTLYATGTPTGGKEAKMMEIEYTKRK